A genomic stretch from Algoriphagus halophilus includes:
- the ccoG gene encoding cytochrome c oxidase accessory protein CcoG, which produces MAKKNPHLNPENFRDALATVQEDGKRNWVYPKKVKGLFYRYRTYLSWLLLAILFAGPFIKVDGRPWLLFNIFERKFIIFGAVFWPQDTYLLIFLLLIFFVFVILFTVIFGRVFCGWACPQTLFMEMVFRKIEYWIEGDANQQRALNTAPWDSKKIGKKGAKYLIFGFISLMIGHLVMAYLIGVDQVIEVVTQPPSAHMAGFIGLIAFSGIFMFVFSWFREQACLVVCPYGRLQGVLLDNNSINVMYDYVRGEPRAPIRKNKAELEPKGDCVDCSLCVQVCPTGIDIRNGIQMECVNCTACIDACDEVMVKVDRPKGLIRYASQNSIKQGFQKLITGRVKAYVVVLLVLVAAFVSLIATREPINGTVTRFPGMTYQTREDGRVSNLYEITLINKTFEPQTVELIPLVEGIDLEVVGDTHWTLEPQSKFEGRFFLVRNQSDVQVSQEKVQLQLNAGGQEFGDIETNFMAPINK; this is translated from the coding sequence GCTTTTATTGGCTATTTTATTTGCTGGACCCTTCATAAAAGTGGATGGAAGACCTTGGCTTTTGTTCAATATTTTTGAAAGGAAGTTTATCATATTTGGAGCTGTGTTTTGGCCTCAGGATACCTACTTGTTGATCTTCCTTTTATTGATCTTTTTCGTTTTTGTCATTCTTTTTACAGTGATTTTTGGAAGGGTATTTTGTGGTTGGGCCTGTCCTCAAACTCTTTTTATGGAGATGGTTTTCCGGAAAATCGAGTATTGGATTGAAGGAGATGCCAATCAGCAAAGAGCGTTGAATACTGCTCCTTGGGACTCCAAAAAAATTGGAAAGAAAGGGGCAAAGTACCTGATCTTTGGGTTCATTTCATTGATGATTGGTCATTTGGTGATGGCTTATTTAATAGGGGTGGATCAAGTGATAGAGGTCGTAACCCAACCACCTTCTGCTCATATGGCTGGTTTTATTGGATTGATCGCTTTTTCGGGGATATTCATGTTTGTGTTTTCCTGGTTTAGGGAGCAGGCATGTTTGGTTGTTTGTCCTTATGGAAGACTTCAAGGTGTTTTATTAGACAATAACTCCATCAACGTCATGTATGATTACGTGAGGGGTGAACCTAGAGCTCCAATACGGAAAAACAAGGCCGAACTTGAACCAAAAGGCGATTGTGTGGATTGCAGCCTTTGCGTACAGGTTTGCCCAACAGGAATAGATATTCGAAATGGAATACAAATGGAATGCGTGAACTGTACCGCTTGCATTGATGCTTGTGATGAGGTCATGGTCAAGGTGGATAGGCCAAAAGGCTTGATTCGCTATGCCTCTCAGAATAGCATTAAACAAGGCTTCCAAAAATTGATCACAGGTAGAGTCAAGGCATATGTGGTGGTTTTGTTGGTATTGGTAGCCGCTTTTGTCTCTTTAATTGCTACAAGAGAACCTATTAACGGAACGGTTACCAGATTTCCAGGCATGACTTATCAAACCAGAGAAGATGGAAGGGTATCAAACCTGTATGAAATCACTTTAATCAACAAAACATTTGAACCACAGACGGTGGAATTGATCCCCTTAGTAGAGGGCATAGATCTGGAAGTGGTGGGGGATACCCACTGGACCTTGGAGCCCCAATCAAAGTTTGAGGGAAGATTTTTCTTAGTTAGAAATCAATCAGATGTACAGGTGAGCCAGGAAAAGGTACAATTGCAATTAAATGCTGGTGGTCAAGAATTTGGCGATATTGAAACAAACTTTATGGCACCTATAAACAAATAA
- a CDS encoding FixH family protein, whose protein sequence is MKLTMNWGTGIFLSFLGFIVVIMTMVTISVRMDGIELVTESYYEKEIVYQDQIDKEQATLDQNKDVMTFDMKGQMILVDLPSGASGTLHLFRPSDAALDQKIKLDGNSQRSIEVPINQLKSGYWKAQLNWVENGVEYYQEKKLNF, encoded by the coding sequence ATGAAATTAACTATGAATTGGGGAACTGGAATATTCCTTTCGTTTTTAGGTTTTATTGTGGTCATCATGACCATGGTGACTATTTCGGTTAGAATGGATGGAATTGAGTTGGTGACAGAAAGCTATTATGAAAAGGAAATAGTTTATCAGGATCAAATAGATAAAGAACAGGCAACCTTAGATCAAAACAAGGATGTAATGACTTTTGATATGAAGGGGCAAATGATATTGGTGGACCTTCCTTCAGGTGCCTCTGGGACTCTTCATCTTTTCAGACCTTCCGATGCTGCCTTAGACCAAAAAATTAAATTAGATGGTAATAGCCAAAGGTCTATTGAAGTTCCAATTAATCAATTGAAAAGTGGGTATTGGAAAGCTCAGTTAAATTGGGTGGAAAATGGAGTAGAATATTATCAAGAAAAGAAATTAAATTTTTGA